In one Diceros bicornis minor isolate mBicDic1 chromosome 2, mDicBic1.mat.cur, whole genome shotgun sequence genomic region, the following are encoded:
- the IQCF6 gene encoding IQ domain-containing protein F6 yields MDTQNLEKAAIKIQAWWRGNMVRRTLLHAALRAWVIQCWWRSMQAKTLEQRRRLALRVYTCQEWAVVKVQAQVRMWQARRRFLQARQAACVIQSYWRWHASQTRGLIRGCYEVRASRLELDIEILMT; encoded by the exons ATGGACACACAAAAT TTAGAGAAGGCAGCCATAAAGATTCAGGCATGGTGGCGTGGCAACATGGTGCGCCGGACGTTACTGCATGCAGCACTCAGGGCCTGGGTCATCCAGTGCTGGTGGAGGTCGATGCAGGCCAAGACATTGGAGCAAAGACGGCGCCTGGCACTAAGAGTCTACACCTGCCAGGAGTGGGCCGTGGTGAAGGTGCAGGCACAGGTGCGAATGTGGCAGGCCCGCAGACGGTTTCTTCAGGCACGCCAAGCGGCCTGCGTCATCCAATCTTACTGGCGCTGGCATGCCAGCCAAACCCGAGGCCTGATCCGGGGCTGCTATGAGGTCAGAGCCAGCCGGCTGGAGCTCGACATCGAAATTCTCATGACCTAG